In the genome of Xanthobacteraceae bacterium, one region contains:
- a CDS encoding ArsC family reductase, with the protein MTITIYGIKNCDTMKKARAWLDKRGVAYSFHDYKTSGIEQKKLEGWAKKAGWEALLNRAGTTFRKLGEKEKEGITEKKAIALMLSQPSMIKRPVLELPGGKLLVGFKPEEYRKAV; encoded by the coding sequence ATGACCATCACCATTTACGGCATCAAGAACTGCGACACGATGAAGAAGGCGCGCGCCTGGCTGGACAAGCGCGGCGTCGCGTATTCGTTCCACGACTACAAGACGAGCGGCATCGAGCAGAAGAAACTCGAAGGTTGGGCGAAGAAGGCGGGCTGGGAAGCGCTCCTCAACCGCGCGGGCACCACGTTCCGCAAACTGGGCGAGAAGGAGAAGGAAGGCATCACCGAAAAAAAGGCGATTGCGCTGATGCTCTCGCAGCCCTCCATGATCAAGCGCCCGGTGCTGGAATTGCCCGGCGGCAAATTGCTGGTCGGCTTCAAGCCGGAGGAATACAGGAAGGCAGTCTGA
- a CDS encoding peptide chain release factor 3, producing the protein MSDTSLTHPKANETPIEREVARRRTFAIISHPDAGKTTLTEKLLLFGGAINLAGEVKAKKNRINTRSDWMAIERERGISVVTSVMTFEFGGLVFNLLDTPGHEDFSEDTYRTLTAVDSAVMVIDAAKGIEARTRKLFEVCRLRDIPIVTFINKMDRESRDPFEILDEIEKTLALDTAPVTWPIGRGRDFAGTVELSSGGVRRLEADANAAREKMDAAQMASLGANLDAAALEEELMLAKEGTKKFELGPFREGHLTPVFFGSALKNFGVRDLLEALGDYAPQPRAQVADKRTVEAAEPKLTAFVFKIQANMDPNHRDRIAFARLCSGKLSRGMKVKVARTEKQMALNAPQFFFAKDRALAEEAYAGDVVGIPNHGVLRIGDTLTEGEALNFVGVPSFAPEILRRVKLGDPMKAKKLKEALQQLAEEGVVQVFQPMDGAPALVGVVGPLQLDVLKARLDAEYGLQISLEQSEFDLARWVSGEDRAKVDTFISAKTFSMATDLDGDPVFLAKSNFDLDYTRERAPGVVFSDIKDVKKAA; encoded by the coding sequence ATGTCCGACACTTCTCTCACCCATCCCAAAGCCAACGAAACGCCAATCGAGCGCGAAGTCGCGCGCCGGCGCACGTTTGCGATCATCTCGCATCCGGACGCGGGCAAGACTACGCTCACCGAAAAGCTCCTGCTGTTCGGCGGCGCGATCAATCTCGCGGGCGAGGTCAAGGCGAAGAAGAACCGCATCAACACGCGCTCGGACTGGATGGCGATCGAGCGCGAGCGCGGCATCTCGGTCGTGACCTCCGTGATGACGTTCGAGTTCGGCGGGCTGGTGTTCAACCTGCTCGACACGCCAGGCCACGAAGACTTCTCCGAAGACACCTACCGCACGCTGACCGCTGTCGACTCCGCCGTCATGGTGATCGACGCCGCGAAGGGCATCGAGGCGCGTACGCGCAAGCTGTTCGAGGTCTGCCGCCTGCGCGACATTCCCATCGTTACCTTCATCAATAAAATGGATCGCGAGAGCCGCGACCCGTTCGAGATCCTAGACGAGATCGAAAAGACGCTGGCGCTCGACACCGCGCCGGTGACCTGGCCCATCGGCCGGGGCAGGGATTTTGCGGGTACGGTGGAGCTTTCCTCCGGCGGCGTTCGCCGTCTCGAAGCCGACGCCAACGCCGCACGCGAAAAGATGGACGCGGCGCAGATGGCTTCGCTCGGTGCGAACCTCGATGCGGCGGCGCTCGAAGAGGAATTGATGCTGGCCAAGGAAGGCACCAAGAAATTCGAACTTGGTCCCTTCCGCGAAGGACATCTTACTCCGGTGTTCTTCGGCTCCGCGCTGAAGAACTTCGGCGTGCGCGATCTCTTGGAAGCGCTTGGCGATTACGCGCCGCAGCCGCGCGCGCAGGTCGCCGACAAGCGCACGGTGGAAGCGGCAGAGCCGAAGCTGACAGCCTTTGTCTTCAAGATTCAGGCGAACATGGACCCGAACCACCGCGACCGCATCGCGTTCGCGCGGCTCTGCTCCGGCAAGCTCTCGCGAGGCATGAAGGTGAAGGTCGCGCGCACCGAAAAACAGATGGCGCTGAATGCGCCGCAATTTTTCTTTGCAAAGGATCGCGCGCTGGCCGAGGAAGCCTATGCCGGTGATGTGGTCGGCATCCCGAACCATGGCGTGCTCCGCATCGGCGACACGCTGACCGAAGGCGAGGCGCTGAACTTCGTTGGCGTGCCTTCGTTCGCGCCGGAAATCCTCCGCCGCGTAAAGCTCGGCGATCCGATGAAGGCGAAGAAACTCAAGGAAGCGCTCCAGCAACTCGCGGAAGAGGGCGTGGTGCAGGTGTTCCAGCCGATGGACGGCGCGCCGGCCTTGGTCGGCGTGGTTGGCCCGCTACAGCTCGACGTGCTGAAAGCGCGGCTTGACGCCGAGTACGGCCTCCAGATTTCGTTGGAGCAAAGCGAGTTCGATCTTGCGCGCTGGGTATCGGGCGAGGATCGCGCCAAAGTGGACACCTTCATCAGCGCCAAGACGTTTTCGATGGCGACCGATCTCGACGGCGACCCCGTGTTCCTCGCGAAAAGCAACTTCGACCTCGACTACACGCGCGAGCGCGCGCCGGGCGTGGTATTCAGCGACATCAAGGACGTGAAGAAGGCGGCGTAG
- a CDS encoding NAD(P)/FAD-dependent oxidoreductase: protein MSDAYDCLIVGGGPAGLTAAIYLARYRRRVLVIDAGRSRAAWIPTSHNYPGFEDGISGKALLAKLREHAEEYGAEIRKGEVSKLEEARDGFVTTADGKTIAAKRIVMATGIIDETPSLPGLRDAVYEGALRFCPICDGYEARDQRIAVLGDVETGWKKALFLRTYSKDVTLLCIDDPAKASAEARRAMEEAAVTLSPECAVDIDRAGKGITAVLESGKRMQFDVLYPALGCEVRSTVATALGAKANETGNLIVDDCQRTSVRGIYAAGDVVSDLHQISVGIGHAAIAATKIHNELERNLA, encoded by the coding sequence ATGAGCGACGCCTATGACTGCCTGATCGTGGGTGGCGGGCCTGCGGGACTGACCGCGGCAATCTATCTTGCCCGCTACCGGCGCAGGGTTCTGGTGATCGACGCGGGAAGAAGCCGCGCGGCATGGATTCCGACCTCGCATAACTATCCCGGCTTTGAAGACGGCATCTCCGGTAAGGCGCTGCTCGCGAAATTGCGCGAGCATGCGGAGGAATACGGGGCCGAAATCCGAAAAGGCGAAGTGAGCAAGCTCGAAGAAGCACGCGACGGTTTCGTCACCACCGCAGACGGCAAAACCATCGCCGCGAAACGAATCGTCATGGCGACCGGCATCATCGACGAAACGCCGTCGCTGCCCGGCCTGCGCGACGCGGTTTACGAAGGCGCGCTGCGTTTCTGCCCGATCTGCGACGGCTACGAAGCGCGCGATCAGCGCATTGCCGTGCTGGGCGACGTGGAGACCGGCTGGAAGAAAGCGCTGTTCCTGCGAACCTATTCAAAGGACGTGACGCTGCTTTGCATCGATGATCCGGCAAAAGCCTCCGCTGAAGCACGGCGCGCGATGGAAGAAGCAGCGGTTACCCTCTCCCCCGAATGCGCCGTCGATATCGACCGCGCCGGCAAAGGCATTACCGCGGTGCTCGAATCCGGCAAGCGGATGCAGTTCGACGTGCTCTATCCGGCGCTGGGCTGCGAGGTTCGCTCGACTGTCGCGACCGCCCTCGGCGCGAAGGCGAACGAAACCGGCAACCTGATCGTCGACGACTGCCAGCGGACTTCGGTGAGAGGCATTTATGCTGCCGGTGACGTGGTTTCGGATTTGCACCAGATCAGCGTCGGCATCGGCCATGCCGCGATTGCCGCGACGAAGATCCATAACGAACTGGAGCGGAATTTGGCTTGA
- the panB gene encoding 3-methyl-2-oxobutanoate hydroxymethyltransferase has translation MSIQNTADIRRNTAPDIRARKGREPIVSLTSYHAHTARWLDAHVDLLLVGDSLGMVMHGFETTVPVTLEMMILQGHAVMRGSKKALVVVDLPFGTYEASPEQAFHTAARVLKETGCGAVKMEGGVKMAEHVRFLTDRGIPVMGHVGLTPQSINTLGSFRARGREESEWGPILDDAKAISDAGAFSIVLEAMAEPLAQKITKEVPVPTIGIGASSACDGQILVLEDLLGLSPRVPKFVKQYADMGRLIEEAVSSYANEVRDRSFPAAEHVYALKNKAKTGA, from the coding sequence ATGTCGATCCAGAACACCGCCGACATCCGCCGGAACACCGCACCCGACATCCGCGCCCGCAAGGGCCGCGAGCCGATCGTGTCGCTGACCTCCTACCACGCCCACACCGCGCGCTGGCTCGACGCCCATGTCGACCTGCTGCTGGTCGGCGACTCGCTCGGCATGGTGATGCACGGCTTCGAGACCACCGTGCCGGTGACGCTGGAGATGATGATTTTGCAGGGCCACGCCGTCATGCGCGGCTCGAAGAAAGCGCTGGTCGTTGTCGACCTGCCGTTCGGCACCTATGAGGCCAGCCCCGAACAGGCATTCCACACCGCCGCCCGCGTGCTGAAGGAAACCGGCTGCGGCGCGGTGAAGATGGAAGGCGGGGTGAAGATGGCGGAGCATGTGCGCTTCCTCACCGATCGCGGCATCCCGGTGATGGGCCATGTCGGCCTGACGCCGCAGTCGATCAACACGCTCGGCTCGTTCCGCGCCCGCGGCCGCGAGGAGAGCGAGTGGGGACCGATCCTCGACGACGCCAAGGCGATCTCGGATGCCGGTGCGTTCTCCATCGTGCTGGAAGCGATGGCCGAGCCGCTGGCGCAGAAGATCACGAAGGAAGTCCCGGTCCCGACCATCGGTATCGGCGCGTCTTCGGCCTGCGACGGCCAGATCCTCGTGCTCGAAGATCTGCTCGGCCTGTCGCCGCGCGTGCCGAAGTTCGTGAAGCAGTACGCCGACATGGGCCGCCTGATCGAGGAGGCGGTGTCGAGCTACGCGAACGAGGTCCGCGACCGCTCTTTCCCGGCGGCGGAGCATGTTTACGCATTGAAAAATAAGGCAAAAACCGGCGCCTGA
- a CDS encoding tetratricopeptide repeat protein has translation MSDIIREVDEELRRERLAKIWKQYGGYIVGAALLIVAATAGWRAWEYYAEKAAAEASARFEAAQKLANDDAKSDEAKKALGDIVANGPSGYKLLARFRLAGEIGEKNAQEGAAAFDAIAADTSVEQNFRDIARLRAAKLLVDTASPEDLKKRLEPLLGAKGNFGFSAKELMALAYIRAGDRQNAELQLIELTLHPEAPQSIAQRARALIQILPEPKEKPAVAPQTPPPAQSPLLKKQ, from the coding sequence ATGTCGGACATTATCCGCGAAGTCGATGAAGAACTGCGCCGCGAGCGCCTTGCGAAGATCTGGAAGCAATACGGCGGCTACATCGTCGGTGCGGCGCTGCTGATTGTCGCCGCCACCGCCGGCTGGCGTGCGTGGGAATACTACGCGGAGAAAGCCGCGGCCGAAGCCAGCGCACGCTTCGAAGCGGCGCAGAAGCTCGCCAATGACGACGCCAAGTCTGACGAGGCGAAGAAGGCACTGGGCGACATCGTCGCCAACGGTCCTTCCGGCTACAAGCTGCTCGCGCGCTTCCGGCTCGCGGGCGAGATCGGCGAGAAGAACGCGCAGGAAGGTGCGGCCGCCTTCGACGCCATCGCCGCCGACACTTCGGTCGAGCAGAACTTCCGCGACATCGCGCGCCTGCGCGCGGCGAAGCTGCTCGTCGACACCGCCAGCCCCGAAGACCTGAAAAAGCGGCTTGAGCCGCTGCTCGGCGCGAAGGGCAATTTCGGCTTCTCCGCGAAAGAACTGATGGCGCTGGCCTATATCCGCGCCGGCGACCGCCAGAACGCCGAACTGCAGTTGATCGAACTGACCCTGCACCCGGAAGCGCCGCAGAGCATCGCGCAGCGTGCCCGCGCGTTGATCCAGATTTTACCTGAGCCGAAGGAAAAGCCTGCTGTCGCGCCGCAGACGCCGCCGCCCGCGCAGTCGCCGCTCCTGAAGAAGCAGTAA